Proteins co-encoded in one Nicotiana sylvestris chromosome 7, ASM39365v2, whole genome shotgun sequence genomic window:
- the LOC138872504 gene encoding uncharacterized protein, giving the protein MAECEDCILGLKMAIDMNIQKLLVIGDSDLLIHQVREEWITKNTKILPYLHHVQELRKKFTKTEFQHVPRIQNEFTDELATLSSMIQHPDKNFINPNPVKIYDHPAYCAHVEE; this is encoded by the coding sequence ATGGCCGAGTGTGAAgactgcatcttagggctcaagatggccattgacatgaacattcaaaagttgctagtgattggagattcggacctactcatacatcaggtgcgTGAAGAATGGATAACCAAGAAcaccaagatactcccgtatctgcatcatgtacaagaaTTGAGGAAAAAgttcacgaagacggagttccaacatgttcccagaatccagaatgagttcaccGATgaattggctaccctgtcatctatgatacaacatccagacaaaaacttCATTAATCCCAATccagtaaagatctatgatcatccagcttattgtgcccatgttgaagaataa